One Gavia stellata isolate bGavSte3 chromosome 20, bGavSte3.hap2, whole genome shotgun sequence genomic region harbors:
- the SNPH gene encoding syntaphilin: MSLPGSRRSSTGSRRRPSPPGRDTYGTSSLSSSSNSGSCKGSDSSPTPRRSAKYNLCSDNHGIKPPTPEQYLTPLQQKEVCIRHLKARLKDTQERLQDRDAEIEDLKTQLSRMQEDWIEEECHRVEAQLALKEARKEIKQLKQVIDTVKNNLLEKDKGLQKYFVDINIQNKKLETLLHSMEVAQNGALKEEGAGESAGGSPARSLTRSSTYTKLSDQGAGDRNVGGSQTISLDEGADSGFAGAEEAPGHTDPLEAGGEPSARLPPSSTYEKLLGLRCGVEAGVQASCMQERAIQTDFVPCQPDLDTILEKVMKSQACSLGSPTSAWVSEMEDVMPGPELSNPAGATDLLAAEPDAATVGAGVEAGALCNPAVRQPPSASPSVAIACVAEEETTEVTGCEAAPSKSYWSRHFIVDLLAVVVPAVPTVAWLCRSQRRQDQPIYNISSLLRGCCTVALHSIRRMGCRPVASPGGSTQP, translated from the exons ATGTCTCTGCCGGGGAGCAGACGCTCGTCCACCGGATCACGAAG GCGCCCCTCGCCCCCCGGGAGGGACACCTACGGCACCTCCtcgctgagcagcagcagcaattctGGCTCCTGCAAGGGCAGCGACAGCAGCCCCACCCCAAG GCGCTCGGCCAAGTACAACCTCTGCAGCGACAACCATGGGATAAAGCCACCGACGCCGGAGCAGTACCTGACGcccctgcagcagaaggaggTCTGCATCAGGCACCTGAAAGCTCGCCTGAAGGACACGCAGGAGCGGCTGCAGGACAG GGATGCTGAGATCGAGGACCTGAAGACGCAGCTGTCGCGGATGCAGGAGGACTGGATCGAGGAGGAGTGCCACCGCGTGGAGGCCCAGCTGGCGCTGAAGGAGGCTCGCAAGGAGATCAAGCAGCTGAAGCAGGTCATCGACACGGTGAAGAACAACCTGCTGGAGAAGGACAAGGGGCTCCAGAAGTATTTCGTGGACATCAACATCCAGAACAAGAAGCTGGAGACGCTGCTGCACAGCATGGAGGTGGCGCAGAACGGGGCgctgaaggaggagggggcCGGCGAGTCGGCCGGGGGGTCCCCAGCCCGTTCCCTCACCCGCAGCTCCACCTACACCAAGCTGAGCGACCAGGGGGCCGGGGACCGCAACGTGGGGGGCTCGCAGACCATCTCGCTGGACGAGGGGGCCGACAGCGGCTTCGCGGGGGCAGAGGAGGCTCCTGGCCACACGGACCCGCTGGAGGCGGGGGGCGAGCCCAGCGCCCGCCTGCCCCCCAGCTCCACCTACGAGAAGCTGCTGGGGCTGCGGTGCGGCGTGGAGGCCGGGGTGCAGGCCAGCTGCATGCAGGAGCGGGCCATCCAGACGGACTTCGTGCCCTGCCAGCCCGACCTGGACACCATCCTGGAGAAGGTGATGAAGTCCCAGGCTTGCAGCTTAGGCAGCCCCACCTCGGCCTGGGTCTCCGAAATGGAAGACGTGATGCCCGGCCCCGAGCTCTCCAACCCCGCCGGGGCCACGGACCTGCTGGCGGCTGAGCCCGACGCCGCGACGGTGGGTGCCGGGGTCGAGGCGGGTGCCCTCTGCAACCCGGCGGTGCGGCAGCCCCCCAGCGCCAGCCCCTCCGTGGCCATCGCCTGCGTGGCAGAGGAGGAGACGACGGAGGTGACCGGCTGCGAGGCCGCCCCCTCCAAGAGCTACTGGAGCCGCCACTTCATCGTGGATCTGCTGGCGGTGGTGGTGCCGGCGGTGCCCACGGTGGCCTGGCTGTGCCGCTCGCAGCGCCGGCAGGACCAGCCCATCTACAACATCAGCTCGCTGCTGCGGGGCTGCTGCACCGTGGCCCTCCACTCCATCCGCAGGATGGGCTGTCGCCCCGTCGCCAGCCCCgggggcagcacccagccctga